One genomic segment of Drosophila melanogaster chromosome 3R includes these proteins:
- the Ets98B gene encoding Ets at 98B, isoform B, with translation MPHSPQLKPHQFQAHTPTDQYSSYADNFDLSLLPQESASIPTTVFQYNAPQIKVECAWDSQPIQQQQQPTAPYTNPSSHQLIPPPAYPHSAYPSPQSSPLQSEFAAYGLGRFGGSYDSLNSPSPSLEAVSIKQELHILPPSPPESNCETPSPRSSCGESIKAEPLDADIESLIDLNSLLQQQSLQSPQNLQDTKPDHQLLRECLEDTSFQKRHNLKPLALESFIGGLAEVRGDFEPVISLALEHAKREADAICAELQISQDPNGWSPAQVHAWLRSTLAQFRLPPVADLELHFCENGAALALLSEEEFVRRLPESGSTLHAQLEIWKMAYADQPAHQQHSQQSASTDHWPASYAMPHLDLDYNEDSEDDDDMEADAQVAPLNGSTTSPPATNASNGGTATVKRPNGGRTGGGGSHIHLWQFLKELLASPQVNGTAIRWIDRSKGIFKIEDSVRVAKLWGRRKNRPAMNYDKLSRSIRQYYKKGIMKKTERSQRLVYQFCHPYSQ, from the exons ATGCCTCACAGTCCGCAGCTGAAGCCACATCAGTTCCAGGCCCACACGCCGACGGATCAGTACTCATCCTATGCGGACAACTTCGACCTGTCGCTGCTGCCGCAGGAGTCCGCATCCATTCCCACCACAGTCTTCCAGTACAACGCCCCCCAGATCAAGGTCGAGTGCGCCTGGGATAGCCAGCCcatccagcagcaacagcagcccaCTGCGCCCTATACCAACCCCTCCAGCCACCAGCTGATTCCTCCGCCCGCCTATCCCCACAGTGCCTATCCCTCTCCGCAATCCAGTCCGCTGCAGTCGGAGTTCGCTGCCTATGGGCTTGGCAGATTTGGCGGTAGCTACGACAGTCTGAACAGCCCATCGCCCTCGCTGGAGGCGGTTAGCATCAAGCAGGAGCTGCACATCCTGCCACCCTCTCCGCCGGAGTCCAACTGCGAGACGCCATCACCCAGATCCTCCTGCGGGGAGAGCATCAAGGCCGAGCCCTTGGATGCGGACATCGAGAGCCTCATCGATCTGAACTctctgctgcagcagcagagtCTACAAAGCCCACAGAATCTGCAGGACACCAAGCCCGATCACCAGCTACTGCGGGAGTGCCTCGAAGACACCAGCTTCCAGAAGCGCCACAATCTGAAGCCTCTGGCTCTGGAATCCTTCATCGGAGGCTTGGCCGAAGTGCGCGGCGACTTTGAGCCCGTCATTTCACTGGCCCTAGAGCATGCCAAACGAGAGGCGGACGCCATCTGCGCGGAGCTGCAAATATCGCAGG ATCCCAATGGCTGGTCGCCCGCCCAGGTACACGCATGGCTCCGATCCACCTTGGCCCAGTTCAGATTGCCGCCGGTGGCCGATTTGGAGCTGCACTTCTGCGAAAACGGAGCCGCACTGGCATTACTCAGCGAGGAGGAATTCGTGCGCCGACTACCAGAG AGCGGCAGCACGCTGCACGCCCAGTTGGAAATTTGGAAGATGGCCTACGCGGACCAGCCCGCTCATCAGCAGCATTCCCAGCAGTCTGCGAGCACTGATCACTGGCCAGCAAGCTATGCGATGCCCCATTTGGACCTGGACTACAACGAGGACAGCGAAG ATGACGACGACATGGAAGCAGATGCACAAGTTGCACCCCTGAACGGCAGTACCACTTCACCGCCCGCTACCAACGCTTCCAACGGCGGTACGGCGACAGTAAAACGACCGAATGGTGGACGGACCGGCGGTGGGGGCTCCCACATCCACCTGTGGCAGTTCCTCAAGGAGCTGCTGGCTTCGCCCCAGGTGAACGGCACAGCCATCCGGTGGATCGACCGAAGCAAGGGCATCTTCAAGATCGAGGACTCGGTGAGGGTGGCCAAGCTGTGGGGTCGGCGCAAGAACCGACCGGCGATGAACTATGATAAGTTGTCCCGCTCCATCAGGCAGTACTACAAGAAGGGAATCATGAAGAAGACGGAGAGGTCACAGCGGCTGGTCTACCAGTTCTGCCATCCCTACAGCCAGTAG
- the Ets98B gene encoding Ets at 98B, isoform A, translating to MEYEKMLYMPAASEMPHSPQLKPHQFQAHTPTDQYSSYADNFDLSLLPQESASIPTTVFQYNAPQIKVECAWDSQPIQQQQQPTAPYTNPSSHQLIPPPAYPHSAYPSPQSSPLQSEFAAYGLGRFGGSYDSLNSPSPSLEAVSIKQELHILPPSPPESNCETPSPRSSCGESIKAEPLDADIESLIDLNSLLQQQSLQSPQNLQDTKPDHQLLRECLEDTSFQKRHNLKPLALESFIGGLAEVRGDFEPVISLALEHAKREADAICAELQISQDPNGWSPAQVHAWLRSTLAQFRLPPVADLELHFCENGAALALLSEEEFVRRLPESGSTLHAQLEIWKMAYADQPAHQQHSQQSASTDHWPASYAMPHLDLDYNEDSEDDDDMEADAQVAPLNGSTTSPPATNASNGGTATVKRPNGGRTGGGGSHIHLWQFLKELLASPQVNGTAIRWIDRSKGIFKIEDSVRVAKLWGRRKNRPAMNYDKLSRSIRQYYKKGIMKKTERSQRLVYQFCHPYSQ from the exons ATGCCTCACAGTCCGCAGCTGAAGCCACATCAGTTCCAGGCCCACACGCCGACGGATCAGTACTCATCCTATGCGGACAACTTCGACCTGTCGCTGCTGCCGCAGGAGTCCGCATCCATTCCCACCACAGTCTTCCAGTACAACGCCCCCCAGATCAAGGTCGAGTGCGCCTGGGATAGCCAGCCcatccagcagcaacagcagcccaCTGCGCCCTATACCAACCCCTCCAGCCACCAGCTGATTCCTCCGCCCGCCTATCCCCACAGTGCCTATCCCTCTCCGCAATCCAGTCCGCTGCAGTCGGAGTTCGCTGCCTATGGGCTTGGCAGATTTGGCGGTAGCTACGACAGTCTGAACAGCCCATCGCCCTCGCTGGAGGCGGTTAGCATCAAGCAGGAGCTGCACATCCTGCCACCCTCTCCGCCGGAGTCCAACTGCGAGACGCCATCACCCAGATCCTCCTGCGGGGAGAGCATCAAGGCCGAGCCCTTGGATGCGGACATCGAGAGCCTCATCGATCTGAACTctctgctgcagcagcagagtCTACAAAGCCCACAGAATCTGCAGGACACCAAGCCCGATCACCAGCTACTGCGGGAGTGCCTCGAAGACACCAGCTTCCAGAAGCGCCACAATCTGAAGCCTCTGGCTCTGGAATCCTTCATCGGAGGCTTGGCCGAAGTGCGCGGCGACTTTGAGCCCGTCATTTCACTGGCCCTAGAGCATGCCAAACGAGAGGCGGACGCCATCTGCGCGGAGCTGCAAATATCGCAGG ATCCCAATGGCTGGTCGCCCGCCCAGGTACACGCATGGCTCCGATCCACCTTGGCCCAGTTCAGATTGCCGCCGGTGGCCGATTTGGAGCTGCACTTCTGCGAAAACGGAGCCGCACTGGCATTACTCAGCGAGGAGGAATTCGTGCGCCGACTACCAGAG AGCGGCAGCACGCTGCACGCCCAGTTGGAAATTTGGAAGATGGCCTACGCGGACCAGCCCGCTCATCAGCAGCATTCCCAGCAGTCTGCGAGCACTGATCACTGGCCAGCAAGCTATGCGATGCCCCATTTGGACCTGGACTACAACGAGGACAGCGAAG ATGACGACGACATGGAAGCAGATGCACAAGTTGCACCCCTGAACGGCAGTACCACTTCACCGCCCGCTACCAACGCTTCCAACGGCGGTACGGCGACAGTAAAACGACCGAATGGTGGACGGACCGGCGGTGGGGGCTCCCACATCCACCTGTGGCAGTTCCTCAAGGAGCTGCTGGCTTCGCCCCAGGTGAACGGCACAGCCATCCGGTGGATCGACCGAAGCAAGGGCATCTTCAAGATCGAGGACTCGGTGAGGGTGGCCAAGCTGTGGGGTCGGCGCAAGAACCGACCGGCGATGAACTATGATAAGTTGTCCCGCTCCATCAGGCAGTACTACAAGAAGGGAATCATGAAGAAGACGGAGAGGTCACAGCGGCTGGTCTACCAGTTCTGCCATCCCTACAGCCAGTAG